A stretch of Actinomycetes bacterium DNA encodes these proteins:
- a CDS encoding DUF2867 domain-containing protein, producing the protein MRLPNSAHEAHPWVIAQIAPDFRLLDAWALPIQGGPDEFDSFLERMASFDPAHSESAAGRVLFWVRFRLGALFGWDDATKKRPIPGCTETTLSARLPDDLRGSAKSPLIGGAMRRAAGGFVPLYRTEEEWAAELSNATVHGVLHLAWVEQGDGRYRAHMGIYVKPRGRLGEIYMKLIQPFRLFIVYPALMRQIGRMWEGS; encoded by the coding sequence ATCCTTGGGTGATCGCGCAGATCGCCCCCGATTTCAGACTGCTCGATGCCTGGGCGCTGCCGATACAAGGCGGTCCCGACGAATTCGACTCCTTCCTCGAGCGCATGGCCTCCTTCGATCCCGCTCACTCGGAGTCAGCGGCCGGTCGCGTGCTCTTTTGGGTGCGATTTCGCCTAGGAGCCTTGTTCGGTTGGGACGATGCCACCAAGAAACGACCGATCCCCGGGTGCACTGAAACGACGCTGAGCGCTCGACTTCCCGACGACCTTCGAGGCAGCGCGAAGAGTCCTCTGATCGGTGGCGCGATGCGGCGAGCCGCCGGCGGCTTTGTTCCCCTGTATCGCACCGAGGAAGAGTGGGCTGCCGAACTCTCCAACGCCACAGTGCATGGTGTCCTGCACCTTGCATGGGTCGAGCAAGGCGACGGCCGCTATCGAGCGCACATGGGGATCTACGTCAAGCCCCGCGGCAGGCTCGGCGAGATCTACATGAAGCTCATCCAGCCGTTCCGCCTCTTCATCGTCTATCCGGCACTCATGCGCCAGATCGGGCGCATGTGGGAAGGTTCGTAA
- a CDS encoding transposase family protein: protein MLYDAKRHAHTAQGLAISTIHGDLLWVDGGWPGSCHEQELIALAGLDNALEEVEVASLLDRGFRGLAKAREHWRAAVGDRRTKDQLTDAQRAYNRLEAGLRALVEQSIGHLANAWAPRCWRGLLYRVRDVFRAAGALVCLGRWLHRVPA, encoded by the coding sequence GTGCTGTACGACGCCAAGCGCCACGCCCACACCGCCCAGGGCCTGGCCATCTCGACCATCCACGGTGACCTGCTGTGGGTGGACGGCGGCTGGCCGGGCAGCTGCCACGAGCAGGAGCTCATCGCGCTGGCCGGGCTGGACAACGCGCTGGAGGAGGTCGAGGTGGCCAGCCTCCTGGACCGCGGGTTCCGCGGCCTGGCCAAGGCGCGCGAGCACTGGCGTGCGGCGGTCGGCGACCGCCGCACCAAAGACCAGCTCACCGACGCCCAGCGGGCCTACAACCGCCTCGAGGCGGGGCTGCGCGCGTTGGTGGAGCAGTCGATCGGCCATCTTGCCAACGCCTGGGCGCCGCGCTGCTGGCGGGGGCTGCTGTACCGGGTCCGCGACGTCTTCCGGGCCGCTGGCGCGCTGGTCTGCCTGGGCCGCTGGCTCCACCGGGTCCCCGCATGA